In Clostridium sp. JN-1, one genomic interval encodes:
- a CDS encoding electron transfer flavoprotein subunit alpha, whose translation MAVKVLKEKCKGCAKCVKNCPFSAITIQNKVADIGGSCTGCGVCVKNCPFGAIEKVEEKKAAVDLSAYKGVWVFAEQREGKIMPVVIELLGEGKKLAKEVGTELCAVLCGNNVSGLADQLFAYGADKVYAADDPELENYRTDAYSKVIFEAISTYKPEIVLLGATHIGRDLGPCLAVKCNTGLTADCTRLEIDPEDKKIKQTRPAFGGNLMATIVCPNNRPQMSTVRPGVMDKAAYKEGRKGEIVKLNVEFKAGDIRTKVLDIVKKAGDMVSLTDAEIIVAGGMGLGKQEGFELLKKLADKLGGTIAASRACVDAGWIDHSYQVGQTGTTVKPKIYFACGISGAIQHLSGMQDSDYIVAINKNESAPIFEVADYGIVGDLYQVIPEILEQLEK comes from the coding sequence ATGGCTGTAAAAGTTTTAAAGGAAAAATGCAAAGGTTGTGCTAAATGTGTAAAAAACTGTCCTTTTAGTGCAATAACTATTCAAAATAAAGTTGCTGACATTGGCGGCTCATGTACTGGATGCGGAGTTTGTGTAAAGAACTGTCCATTTGGAGCAATTGAAAAAGTGGAAGAAAAGAAAGCAGCAGTTGATTTAAGTGCATATAAAGGTGTTTGGGTATTTGCTGAGCAGCGTGAAGGAAAAATTATGCCAGTAGTAATTGAATTACTTGGTGAAGGTAAGAAATTAGCAAAAGAAGTTGGTACTGAACTTTGTGCAGTTTTATGTGGAAACAACGTAAGTGGATTAGCAGATCAACTATTTGCTTATGGTGCTGATAAAGTTTATGCAGCTGATGACCCAGAATTAGAAAACTATCGTACTGATGCTTATTCAAAAGTAATTTTTGAAGCAATTTCTACATACAAACCTGAAATTGTATTATTAGGAGCTACTCATATAGGACGTGATTTAGGTCCATGTCTAGCTGTAAAATGTAATACTGGATTAACAGCTGATTGTACTAGACTTGAAATTGATCCAGAAGATAAAAAGATTAAACAGACTAGACCAGCTTTTGGTGGAAATCTTATGGCTACTATTGTTTGTCCAAATAATCGTCCTCAGATGTCTACAGTAAGACCAGGTGTTATGGATAAGGCTGCTTATAAAGAAGGCCGTAAAGGTGAAATTGTAAAATTAAATGTAGAATTCAAAGCAGGCGACATTAGAACAAAAGTTCTTGACATCGTAAAAAAAGCAGGAGATATGGTTTCATTAACAGATGCAGAGATAATTGTTGCAGGTGGTATGGGACTTGGAAAACAAGAAGGATTTGAACTTTTAAAAAAATTAGCAGATAAATTAGGTGGAACTATTGCTGCTTCAAGGGCATGTGTAGATGCAGGATGGATTGATCATTCTTATCAAGTAGGTCAGACAGGTACAACAGTAAAACCTAAAATATATTTTGCTTGTGGTATTTCTGGTGCTATTCAGCATCTATCAGGTATGCAAGATTCTGATTATATTGTTGCTATCAATAAAAATGAAAGCGCTCCTATTTTCGAAGTAGCTGAT
- the etfB gene encoding electron transfer flavoprotein subunit beta: MKILVCVKQVPDTNEVKIDPVKGTLIRDGVPSILNPDDANALEAALAIKDSNPDATVAVLTMGPPQATVVLRECLAMGADEAYLLSDRAFGGADTCATSTTIAAGIKKVGKVDIIFAGRQAIDGDTAQVGPQVAQRLGLPVVTYVQDVKLEGDKVVVQRQMEDGYEVVEAQTPCLLTAVKELNEPRYMSIYGIVDAYKKEVTVWNHADVELDPKDCGLNASPTQVFRSFTPPPKGKGEMLKGSVSEMAATLISRLEEKHVL; the protein is encoded by the coding sequence ATGAAAATTTTAGTATGTGTAAAACAAGTACCTGATACAAACGAAGTAAAAATCGATCCAGTAAAAGGTACATTGATAAGAGATGGAGTTCCTAGTATTTTAAATCCCGACGATGCTAATGCATTGGAAGCTGCACTTGCTATAAAAGATAGTAATCCTGATGCAACAGTAGCTGTGTTAACTATGGGACCACCACAAGCAACTGTTGTATTACGTGAATGTTTAGCTATGGGAGCAGATGAGGCATATCTATTAAGTGACCGTGCATTTGGTGGAGCTGATACTTGTGCAACATCTACAACTATTGCAGCTGGCATAAAAAAGGTTGGCAAAGTAGATATTATTTTTGCTGGAAGACAAGCTATCGATGGTGATACTGCACAGGTTGGACCACAAGTAGCACAAAGACTCGGATTACCAGTAGTTACTTATGTACAAGATGTAAAACTTGAAGGAGATAAAGTAGTTGTTCAAAGACAAATGGAAGATGGATATGAAGTTGTTGAAGCACAAACTCCTTGCTTGTTAACAGCTGTAAAAGAATTAAATGAGCCAAGATACATGAGCATTTACGGTATTGTTGATGCTTATAAAAAAGAAGTTACTGTATGGAATCATGCAGATGTAGAATTAGACCCTAAAGACTGCGGTTTAAATGCATCACCAACACAAGTATTCCGTTCATTTACACCACCACCAAAAGGAAAAGGTGAAATGTTAAAAGGCTCTGTTAGTGAAATGGCAGCTACTCTTATTTCTAGACTTGAAGAAAAACATGTATTATAG
- a CDS encoding acyl-CoA dehydrogenase family protein, with protein MILTEQHELIRKLARDFAEKELTSDILDEVEATGEFPEEILQKMAKAGFFGIKVPKELGGAGADTRAYVIVMEEVTRVSGAASLYVSTPNSLSGGPLLLSGNDEQKEKYLRPVITGKKKLSFALTEPGAGSDAGGLTTTAVRKGDYYILNGRKTFITMAPLADYAVIYAKTDMSKGTRGISAFIVDMKQEGVSCGKPEAKMGIIGCATSDIILENVKIHKSNLLGEENQGFINAMKTLDVGRIGVAAQAIGIAQAALDESIKYAKERKQFGRRIGDFQAIGFMIADMATKLKAAKELVYDAAYLKDTNKDASMASSMAKYYAAEVCNEICAKAVQIHGGYGFIKDYKVERLYRDCRVFTIYEGTSQVQQIVISRKLLKK; from the coding sequence ATGATTTTAACAGAACAGCATGAGTTAATTAGAAAATTGGCAAGAGATTTTGCAGAAAAAGAATTGACATCAGATATTTTGGATGAAGTTGAAGCAACAGGAGAATTCCCAGAAGAAATTTTACAGAAGATGGCGAAAGCTGGTTTCTTTGGAATAAAGGTTCCAAAGGAATTAGGAGGTGCAGGAGCAGATACACGTGCATATGTAATTGTAATGGAAGAAGTTACAAGAGTTAGTGGTGCTGCCAGCCTCTATGTTTCAACTCCAAATTCTCTTTCAGGAGGACCATTATTATTATCTGGAAATGACGAACAGAAAGAAAAATATTTAAGACCTGTTATAACAGGAAAAAAGAAGCTTTCATTTGCACTTACAGAACCAGGAGCAGGATCTGATGCAGGTGGACTTACTACAACAGCAGTAAGAAAAGGAGATTATTACATATTAAATGGTCGTAAGACATTTATTACAATGGCACCTCTAGCAGATTACGCTGTAATATATGCAAAAACAGACATGAGCAAGGGGACAAGAGGAATTTCTGCTTTTATCGTTGATATGAAACAGGAAGGTGTATCTTGTGGTAAACCAGAAGCTAAGATGGGTATCATTGGATGTGCTACTAGCGATATCATTCTAGAAAATGTCAAAATACACAAGAGCAATCTTTTAGGAGAAGAAAATCAAGGATTTATAAATGCCATGAAAACTCTTGATGTAGGACGTATTGGTGTAGCAGCCCAAGCAATTGGTATAGCACAGGCAGCTCTAGATGAATCTATAAAGTATGCTAAGGAAAGAAAACAATTTGGAAGAAGAATTGGAGATTTTCAGGCTATAGGTTTTATGATTGCAGATATGGCAACCAAGTTAAAGGCTGCCAAAGAATTAGTTTATGATGCTGCTTATTTGAAAGATACAAATAAAGATGCATCTATGGCTTCTTCTATGGCTAAATATTATGCAGCAGAAGTTTGTAATGAAATTTGTGCTAAAGCTGTTCAGATTCATGGTGGATATGGATTTATAAAAGATTATAAAGTAGAACGTTTATATAGAGACTGCAGAGTATTTACTATTTATGAAGGAACCTCACAGGTACAACAGATAGTAATTTCTAGAAAGCTATTAAAAAAGTAG
- a CDS encoding AMP-binding protein: MKLKNITIGQVLLDKLETMADENAIEYENVFYTWKELDETSNKFAIKFLDCGIEYNSHVAIWSTNTPNWIITYLALAKVGAISVLINPNYKERELSQILEYSDVQYVCYGDFCKNENHKDVVASLKEKNIEKIKKYIYIGQNKSSKCGETQALEKLTLSDMERLREAERKVTPQDIASMVFTSGTTSMPKGVMLTHYQLMNTSREAAEQMGWTKEDRMCIALPMFHCFGLSVSFFASLHKGFCMYLLPGFHTSYVLKCIDQYRITILNGVPTMFLALLSNSERKKYDLSSLKSGIIAGSTVFKEDYLKICRELNFEKLQQSYGQTEASPSITFNGYNDPLDIKCVSVGKVLPNVELKIVSTGEDKHELKPYETGEIIIKGYNVMQGYYKRPDQNLKKLKDGWLYTDDIGYVDNDGNLYVTGRKQEIIIRSGENISPKEIEDVIIKYPNILQVKVFGIPAPVVQEEIAACIVSDDAEMQINNLEEYLEKYLANYKIPKYIYNLEKFPLNSNGKVNVKQLKEEIQLRIGKEENL, from the coding sequence ATGAAATTAAAAAATATAACAATAGGACAAGTTTTATTGGATAAGCTGGAAACTATGGCAGATGAAAATGCAATAGAGTATGAAAATGTATTTTATACATGGAAAGAACTAGATGAAACTTCCAATAAATTTGCAATTAAATTTCTAGATTGCGGAATTGAATATAATAGTCATGTTGCTATTTGGAGTACTAATACTCCTAACTGGATAATTACTTATTTAGCGCTGGCTAAAGTTGGAGCTATTTCTGTATTGATTAATCCTAATTATAAAGAAAGAGAGCTAAGTCAAATTCTTGAATATTCAGATGTACAATATGTATGCTATGGAGATTTTTGCAAAAATGAAAATCACAAAGATGTTGTCGCTAGTTTAAAGGAGAAAAACATAGAAAAAATAAAGAAGTATATATATATAGGACAAAATAAGTCTAGTAAATGCGGCGAAACTCAAGCTTTAGAAAAGTTAACCTTATCTGATATGGAAAGGCTAAGAGAAGCGGAGAGAAAAGTTACACCGCAGGATATTGCAAGTATGGTATTTACATCTGGTACAACATCTATGCCTAAGGGTGTAATGCTTACTCATTATCAACTCATGAATACATCCAGAGAAGCTGCAGAACAAATGGGGTGGACTAAAGAAGATAGAATGTGTATAGCATTACCTATGTTCCACTGTTTTGGATTAAGTGTTAGTTTTTTTGCAAGCTTGCATAAAGGATTTTGTATGTATTTATTACCAGGATTTCATACATCGTACGTTCTAAAATGTATTGATCAATACAGGATTACTATATTAAATGGAGTTCCAACTATGTTCTTAGCTCTCTTAAGTAATTCGGAAAGAAAAAAATATGATTTGTCATCTCTGAAGTCGGGGATCATTGCCGGTTCTACAGTTTTTAAAGAGGATTATTTAAAGATATGTAGAGAACTCAATTTTGAAAAATTACAGCAGTCTTATGGACAAACAGAAGCATCACCAAGTATTACTTTTAACGGCTATAATGATCCCCTTGATATTAAATGCGTTTCTGTTGGAAAAGTGCTTCCCAATGTAGAACTTAAAATTGTAAGCACAGGAGAAGACAAACATGAATTAAAACCTTATGAAACTGGAGAAATCATCATTAAAGGATACAATGTAATGCAGGGCTATTATAAAAGACCTGATCAAAACTTAAAAAAACTTAAGGACGGATGGCTTTATACAGATGATATAGGGTATGTAGATAATGATGGAAACCTTTATGTTACAGGAAGAAAACAAGAAATTATAATACGTTCTGGGGAGAACATCTCACCAAAGGAAATTGAGGATGTTATTATAAAATATCCTAATATTCTTCAAGTAAAGGTATTTGGAATACCAGCACCTGTTGTACAAGAAGAAATAGCTGCATGTATTGTTAGTGATGATGCGGAAATGCAGATCAATAATTTAGAAGAATATTTAGAAAAATACTTAGCTAATTATAAAATTCCAAAATATATTTACAACCTTGAGAAGTTTCCACTAAATTCTAATGGAAAAGTTAATGTGAAGCAGTTAAAGGAAGAAATTCAACTAAGAATAGGTAAGGAGGAAAATTTATGA
- a CDS encoding 2-hydroxyacyl-CoA dehydratase family protein translates to MAALNELLTKFHDIAANPDKQLKSYIKEGKKVVICAPVYTPEEIIHSMGIVPMGVWGADIEIKEAKKYFPAFICSILQSILELGITGAYKGVSAIVVPSLCDSLKCLGQNWKYAVKDVPFIPMTYPQNRANEVGRKFTRAEYEKVIKELEKATGAAFSEEALQKSIEVYNAHNNAMRKISDLLIKYPNITASQRSDIFKSAYFVTKEEHTKLLNKLIDALKESKPVESKKIKVVTSGILADSKNLLKILDDNNMQIVADDIAHESRQYRVDAKPQASSLDSLSQKFSEMDNCSVLYDVDKKRADYIVDLVKRTGAQGVIIFMTKFCDPEEFDYVFVKRALDAADIPSTMIEVDRQMVNYEQAKTIIQTFGEMIG, encoded by the coding sequence ATGGCTGCATTGAATGAATTATTAACAAAATTTCATGATATTGCTGCAAATCCGGATAAGCAGCTCAAATCTTATATTAAAGAGGGTAAAAAGGTAGTTATCTGTGCACCTGTATATACACCAGAAGAAATTATCCATTCTATGGGGATTGTTCCTATGGGAGTATGGGGTGCAGATATTGAAATAAAAGAAGCAAAGAAGTATTTTCCTGCATTTATCTGTAGTATTCTACAATCCATTTTGGAATTAGGAATTACAGGTGCGTATAAGGGTGTATCTGCTATTGTTGTTCCTTCTCTTTGTGATTCATTAAAATGTCTTGGACAAAATTGGAAGTACGCTGTAAAAGATGTTCCATTTATTCCAATGACTTATCCACAAAACAGAGCAAATGAAGTTGGAAGAAAATTCACAAGAGCTGAATATGAAAAAGTTATAAAAGAACTTGAAAAAGCAACAGGAGCAGCTTTTTCTGAAGAAGCATTACAAAAATCTATTGAAGTGTACAATGCACACAATAATGCAATGAGAAAGATTAGTGATTTATTAATTAAGTATCCTAATATAACAGCTTCACAAAGAAGTGACATATTTAAAAGTGCATATTTTGTTACAAAAGAAGAACATACTAAGTTGTTAAACAAATTAATAGATGCATTAAAAGAAAGCAAGCCTGTAGAAAGTAAAAAAATCAAAGTTGTTACATCAGGAATTTTGGCTGATAGCAAAAACTTATTAAAGATTTTAGATGACAATAATATGCAGATAGTTGCTGATGATATTGCACATGAATCCCGTCAGTATAGAGTAGATGCTAAACCTCAAGCATCATCATTAGATTCTCTAAGTCAAAAGTTTTCAGAAATGGACAATTGCTCTGTGTTATATGATGTCGATAAAAAGCGAGCTGATTATATTGTAGATTTGGTAAAACGTACAGGTGCACAAGGTGTGATTATTTTTATGACAAAATTCTGTGATCCAGAAGAATTTGATTATGTTTTCGTAAAAAGAGCTCTTGATGCAGCAGATATCCCAAGTACTATGATTGAAGTTGACAGACAGATGGTTAATTATGAACAAGCTAAAACAATAATTCAAACTTTTGGAGAAATGATTGGTTAG
- a CDS encoding 2-hydroxyacyl-CoA dehydratase — translation MGDEKKKAKRTVDPNSAAYKLNQIVVKHYKEVQEAKDKGEKIGWCASNFPQEIFQTLGIKVCYPENQAAAIAARGAGERLCSESESDGYSNDICAYARISLAYMKLKDVKEQNMPQPDFVLCCNNICNCMIKWYENIAKELNIPLILIDIPFNPDYEVSDAQIAYVKGQFLAAIKQLEEITGKKWSDEKFKEVMKISNRTSRAWLEATSYTKYKPSPLNGFDLLNHMAVAVCARGTVDAAEAFETLLEEYKKAVKEGTSTFHAEEKYRIMFEGIACWPHLRVTSKGLKSRGMNMVATIYADAFGFIYDDFDGLIRAYCRVPNSINLELARDKRVALVKKCSAKGLLVHTNRSCKLWSGFMYEMSRQIGEECEIPVVSFDGDQADPRNFSEAQYETRVQGLAEIMEANKEGK, via the coding sequence ATGGGTGATGAAAAGAAAAAAGCAAAAAGAACTGTAGATCCTAATTCAGCTGCTTATAAGCTGAACCAGATCGTTGTGAAACATTACAAAGAAGTACAGGAGGCAAAAGATAAGGGCGAAAAAATTGGATGGTGTGCTAGTAATTTTCCACAGGAAATTTTTCAAACACTTGGTATTAAAGTTTGCTATCCAGAAAATCAAGCAGCAGCGATTGCAGCTAGAGGTGCTGGTGAAAGATTATGTTCCGAATCAGAATCCGATGGATATTCAAATGACATTTGTGCTTATGCAAGAATAAGCTTAGCTTACATGAAATTAAAAGATGTTAAGGAACAAAATATGCCGCAGCCAGATTTCGTATTATGCTGCAACAATATCTGCAACTGTATGATTAAATGGTATGAAAACATTGCTAAAGAGTTGAATATACCACTTATTTTAATTGATATTCCTTTCAATCCAGATTATGAAGTGTCCGATGCTCAGATTGCATATGTAAAGGGTCAATTTTTAGCTGCAATTAAACAATTAGAAGAAATTACCGGTAAAAAGTGGAGCGATGAGAAGTTTAAAGAGGTTATGAAAATTTCTAATCGTACATCTAGAGCATGGCTTGAAGCTACTAGCTATACAAAATATAAGCCTTCACCATTAAATGGTTTTGATTTATTAAATCATATGGCAGTAGCAGTATGTGCTAGAGGAACTGTAGATGCAGCAGAAGCATTTGAAACTTTATTGGAAGAGTACAAAAAGGCAGTTAAAGAGGGCACTAGTACATTTCATGCAGAAGAAAAATATAGAATTATGTTTGAAGGAATTGCTTGCTGGCCGCATCTTCGTGTAACATCCAAGGGATTAAAATCCAGAGGTATGAATATGGTAGCAACAATTTATGCAGATGCATTTGGATTCATATATGATGATTTTGATGGTCTGATAAGGGCATACTGCAGAGTTCCTAATTCAATAAATTTGGAACTTGCTCGTGATAAAAGAGTTGCACTAGTTAAAAAGTGCAGTGCTAAAGGTCTATTAGTACATACAAATAGATCCTGTAAGCTTTGGAGTGGATTTATGTATGAAATGAGCCGTCAAATTGGAGAGGAATGTGAAATTCCTGTTGTATCATTTGATGGAGATCAAGCTGATCCACGTAACTTCTCAGAAGCACAATATGAAACTCGTGTACAAGGATTAGCTGAGATTATGGAAGCAAATAAGGAGGGGAAATAA
- a CDS encoding acyl-CoA dehydratase activase gives MYTLGIDIGSTTSKCVILKDGKDIAASSIVIAGTGTDGPDKARKEVLKNSGLTQEDLSYVVVTGYGRSMYTDADAEISELSCHALGVQHIFPDVRTIIDIGGQDAKVLSLNEKGRMVNFLMNDKCAAGTGRFLDVMAGILQLDINDLEVKAAEATEPAKISSTCTVFAESEVISQLASGVELNNLVAGICSSVASRVASLAKRIGIKEKVCMSGGVARNGGVRNALSKELDAEIFYSPSAQLMGALGAALAAYNKVN, from the coding sequence ATGTATACACTAGGCATTGATATAGGTTCAACAACATCAAAATGTGTAATTTTAAAAGATGGAAAAGATATCGCTGCTTCTTCAATTGTTATTGCAGGAACAGGTACAGATGGACCGGATAAGGCAAGGAAAGAAGTATTGAAAAATTCTGGACTTACGCAAGAGGATTTAAGTTATGTGGTAGTAACTGGATATGGAAGGTCTATGTATACCGATGCTGATGCTGAAATCAGTGAATTAAGTTGTCATGCTTTGGGAGTACAGCATATATTTCCTGACGTAAGAACAATTATTGATATTGGTGGACAAGATGCAAAAGTATTAAGCCTAAACGAAAAAGGTAGAATGGTTAATTTTTTAATGAATGATAAATGTGCAGCAGGTACAGGTAGATTTTTAGATGTTATGGCTGGAATTTTACAGCTGGATATTAATGATTTAGAAGTTAAGGCAGCAGAGGCAACAGAGCCAGCTAAAATTTCAAGTACATGTACGGTATTTGCAGAATCAGAGGTAATATCCCAACTTGCATCTGGCGTGGAATTAAATAACCTAGTTGCTGGAATTTGTAGTTCCGTAGCTAGTAGAGTTGCTTCTTTAGCTAAGCGTATTGGGATTAAAGAAAAAGTATGTATGAGCGGCGGTGTAGCACGTAATGGTGGGGTTAGAAATGCACTGTCAAAAGAATTAGATGCAGAAATTTTTTATTCACCTTCCGCTCAATTAATGGGTGCACTTGGTGCAGCATTAGCTGCTTACAATAAAGTGAATTAG
- a CDS encoding GntR family transcriptional regulator translates to MEHMLNNNQPVSVEQVYRDMRNRILKLELKPGEKISENQMCQEYDASRFIIRNVFNRLNQLELLTVYPQRGTYVSLIDLHYIEDLLVLRSAVEKEVLYEIFTKIKESNRLSLIKKLESNLEMQEHYRNLKLYDRGYMKLDSQFHKIIVDSVNRYRLVEILENPMLHITRWRNVDVSLTHRISELIEEHRAIVNAIKDNDLERAQHSIAKHLSSISTLADLAKEKYPEYFTK, encoded by the coding sequence ATGGAGCACATGTTAAATAATAATCAACCAGTTAGTGTAGAACAGGTATATCGTGATATGCGAAATAGAATATTAAAATTAGAATTGAAACCAGGTGAGAAGATTAGTGAAAATCAGATGTGTCAAGAATATGATGCTTCTCGCTTTATCATTCGTAATGTATTTAATCGTTTAAATCAATTGGAATTACTTACTGTATATCCACAGAGGGGGACTTACGTCAGTTTAATTGATTTACACTATATAGAGGATTTGTTAGTTCTGCGATCTGCAGTAGAAAAAGAAGTATTATATGAGATATTTACAAAAATTAAAGAGAGTAACCGCCTGTCATTAATAAAAAAGTTAGAAAGCAATTTAGAAATGCAAGAACATTACCGAAATTTGAAATTATATGATAGAGGTTATATGAAACTAGATTCACAGTTTCATAAAATTATAGTTGATAGTGTAAATCGTTATCGATTGGTGGAAATTTTGGAAAATCCAATGCTTCATATTACTAGGTGGCGTAATGTTGATGTGTCTCTTACTCATAGAATTTCTGAATTGATAGAGGAACATCGGGCAATTGTAAATGCAATTAAAGATAATGACTTAGAAAGAGCTCAACATAGTATAGCAAAGCACTTGAGTAGTATTTCAACACTTGCCGATTTGGCAAAGGAAAAATATCCTGAATATTTTACAAAATAA
- the glgB gene encoding 1,4-alpha-glucan branching protein GlgB, producing MLNLDVNYYETYLFNNWDNFRAYRFLGSRFIKLKETSGTIFRVWAPNALKVSVVGDFNNWDGKNHVMKKQSDTGFWNLFIEGIKEGDLYKYEILTSEGKSIFKSDPYAFYSELRPNTASIVTNVVGNYVWNDKKWFEEKSKKNTFSSPLNIYEVHLSSWKLNAKKNFYSYREIADLLIPYILDMGYTHVELLPIAEHPFDGSWGYQTTGYYSLTSRFGTPSDFKYFVDKFHQNGIGVIMDWVPGHFCKDSHGLYKFDGSYLYEYQNTDLRENYGWGTANFDLGKTQVRNFLISNALFWFETYHIDGIRVDAVANMLYLNYGKQDNPNLKNKYGGIENLEAVEFLRKLNKAIFEHFPDALVIAEESTAWPMVTRPDYDGGLGFNYKWNMGWMNDILRYMELDENGRKYNHNLITFSLMYAFSENFILPISHDEVVYGKKSILNKMPGNYEDKFSGLRAFFGYMMTHPGKKLNFMGNEFAQFDEWKFNSELDWNLLSYPMHSKMQKYVKDLNHLYKDESALWEQDYSFDGFNWIDASNNNQCIISFIRQGFSKNNFIIVICNFSFKPYEDFKIGVPRFINYEELFNSSNSIYGGSNNLNNNIIHPIMEKWNDRPFCIRIKLPALSTIFIKPILETTKKPTKLLITKNLTQLNEIHLKTKRLLKGGVSIDKKRNYCNDTGRRTRLSIKGLDKI from the coding sequence ATGTTAAATTTAGACGTAAATTATTATGAAACATATTTATTTAACAATTGGGATAACTTTAGAGCATACAGATTCTTGGGAAGTAGATTCATAAAACTTAAGGAGACTTCAGGAACCATATTTAGAGTTTGGGCACCTAATGCCTTAAAAGTAAGCGTTGTTGGTGATTTTAATAACTGGGATGGTAAAAATCATGTCATGAAAAAACAATCTGATACTGGTTTTTGGAATCTTTTTATAGAAGGCATTAAAGAAGGAGATCTATACAAATATGAAATTTTAACATCTGAGGGTAAATCCATTTTCAAATCGGATCCTTATGCTTTTTATTCAGAGCTTAGACCTAATACTGCTTCAATTGTTACAAATGTTGTGGGTAATTATGTATGGAATGATAAAAAGTGGTTTGAAGAGAAATCTAAAAAAAATACATTTTCTTCTCCATTAAATATATATGAAGTACATTTAAGTTCTTGGAAGTTAAATGCTAAAAAAAATTTTTACTCTTATAGAGAAATAGCTGATCTTCTCATCCCTTATATATTGGACATGGGGTATACTCATGTAGAATTACTTCCTATTGCAGAACATCCATTTGATGGCTCTTGGGGATATCAAACAACAGGATACTATTCCTTAACTAGTCGTTTCGGTACCCCCTCTGATTTTAAATATTTTGTAGATAAATTTCATCAAAATGGTATAGGGGTTATTATGGATTGGGTTCCAGGTCATTTTTGCAAAGATTCACATGGGTTGTATAAGTTTGATGGTTCTTATCTTTATGAATATCAAAATACTGACCTAAGAGAAAATTACGGTTGGGGAACTGCTAATTTCGACTTAGGTAAAACACAAGTGAGAAATTTTCTAATATCCAATGCTTTGTTTTGGTTTGAAACATATCACATAGATGGCATACGAGTTGATGCAGTAGCAAATATGCTCTATTTAAATTATGGAAAACAGGATAATCCAAATTTAAAAAATAAATATGGTGGCATTGAAAATCTTGAAGCAGTTGAATTTTTAAGGAAATTAAACAAAGCCATATTTGAGCATTTTCCAGATGCTTTAGTTATTGCAGAAGAATCAACAGCTTGGCCAATGGTTACACGTCCAGATTACGACGGTGGATTAGGTTTCAATTATAAATGGAATATGGGTTGGATGAATGATATTTTAAGATATATGGAGCTTGATGAAAATGGCAGAAAATATAATCATAATCTAATTACTTTTTCACTAATGTATGCTTTCTCAGAAAATTTTATACTGCCAATATCACATGACGAAGTTGTCTACGGTAAAAAGTCTATTTTAAACAAGATGCCGGGAAACTATGAAGACAAATTTTCAGGATTAAGAGCCTTCTTTGGTTATATGATGACTCATCCAGGTAAAAAACTGAACTTTATGGGAAATGAATTTGCACAATTTGATGAGTGGAAATTCAATTCAGAACTTGATTGGAACTTATTATCGTATCCAATGCATTCAAAGATGCAAAAATACGTTAAAGATTTAAATCACCTGTATAAAGATGAAAGTGCCTTATGGGAGCAGGATTACAGTTTTGATGGATTTAACTGGATAGATGCTTCAAATAATAACCAATGTATAATTTCTTTTATAAGGCAGGGATTTAGCAAAAATAACTTTATTATTGTCATATGTAATTTTAGTTTTAAGCCATATGAAGATTTTAAAATTGGTGTTCCAAGATTTATTAACTATGAGGAACTTTTCAACAGCAGCAATAGTATTTATGGCGGTTCAAATAATTTAAATAATAATATCATTCATCCAATTATGGAAAAATGGAATGACAGACCTTTTTGTATAAGGATAAAGCTACCAGCATTATCAACTATTTTTATTAAACCTATACTAGAAACTACTAAAAAACCAACAAAATTATTAATTACTAAAAATCTTACGCAGTTAAATGAAATACATCTTAAAACAAAAAGGTTATTAAAGGGAGGGGTTTCTATTGATAAAAAAAGAAATTATTGCAATGATACTGGCAGGCGGACAAGGCTCTCGATTAAAGGACTTGACAAAATATAA